A genomic window from Carassius carassius chromosome 29, fCarCar2.1, whole genome shotgun sequence includes:
- the LOC132109689 gene encoding nocturnin-like: MYPARRCSSLLHRDLAAVCLSSLGTHPKKPGPLKKSSLPSSRVHLPPTRSNSSPVLLRSLQVCQMGSSSRLFSTVAQTLSSAALTDLHVDPDDDEYEQADPDALLRECEDVLRNRPPRLHRDFMMTGACSLQSAPIRVMQWNILAQALGEGKDGFVRCPMEALNWSERKYLILEEILTYKPDVLCLQEVDHYFDTFQPVLASLGYQSSFCPKPCSPCLDVHNNNGPDGCALFFNRRRFQLLHTAHLRLSAMMLKTNQVAIVATLRCRFTGRVFCVAVTHLKARSGWEEFRSAQGAHLLQQLCELTTQSHPEIDDENRTRVGETKDGIPLVVCGDFNAEPSEEVYRRFMTSPLGLDSAYKCLSASTSEDGNTEPPYTSWKIRPSGESRSTLDYIWYSERAFQVDAVLKIPSEEQIGPERLPSYHYPSDHLSLVCDLSFSQKPHSFM; encoded by the exons ATGTATCCGGCTCGGCGCTGTTCATCGCTGCTTCACCGAGACCTGGCCGCGGTCTGTCTCTCATCGCTGGGGACACATCCAAAGAAACCCGGTCCACTGAAGAAAAGCAGTCTTCCGAGTTCACGAGTTCATCTTCCTCCAACAAGGTCAAACTCATCGCCCGTTCTGCTCCGTTCTTTACAAG TGTGTCAGATGGGCAGCAGCAGCAGACTCTTCAGTACTGTGGCCCAGACTCTGAGCAGCGCTGCGCTGACAGACCTGCATGTGGATCCTGATGATGACGAGTATGAGCAGGCTGACCCAGATGCGCTGCTGCGTGAATGCGAGGATGTTTTGAGGAACCGGCCTCCTCGACTGCACCGAGACTTCATGATGACCGGAGCCTGCTCACTGCAGAGCGCTCCCATCCGCGTCATGCAGTGGAACATCTTAGCACAAG CTCTGGGTGAAGGCAAGGATGGTTTTGTGCGCTGCCCAATGGAGGCGTTGAACTGGTCAGAGAGGAAGTATCTCATTCTGGAGGAGATCCTAACCTACAAGCCAGATGTGTTGTGTCTACAGGAGGTGGACCACTACTTTGACACCTTCCAGCCTGTGCTTGCCAGCTTGGGCTACCAGAGCAGCTTCTGCCCCAAGCCATGCTCCCCCTGCCTGGACGTTCACAATAACAATGGCCCCGACGGCTGCGCTCTGTTCTTCAACCGCCGTCGCTTCCAGCTCCTCCACACCGCTCATCTCAGACTCTCTGCCATGATGCTCAAAACCAACCAGGTTGCTATCGTGGCTACGCTTCGCTGCAGGTTCACAGGTCGAGTCTTCTGCGTGGCAGTAACACACTTGAAAGCGCGGAGCGGCTGGGAGGAGTTTCGAAGCGCACAGGGGGCTCACCTCCTCCAGCAGCTCTGTGAACTAACCACACAGTCGCACCCGGAGATTGATGATGAAAACCGGACTAGAGTTGGGGAAACCAAAGACGGTATTCCGTTAGTGGtatgtggggattttaatgcgGAGCCAAGTGAGGAAGTGTATAGGCGCTTTATGACTTCTCCTCTGGGGCTAGATAGTGCTTACAAGTGTCTAAGTGCAAGTACAAGTGAGGACGGGAACACAGAGCCACCCTACACTAGCTGGAAGATCCGGCCCAGCGGAGAGAGCCGCTCCACCTTGGACTACATTTGGTACTCAGAAAGAGCGTTTCAGGTGGATGCTGTGCTAAAGATACCAAGCGAAGAGCAGATCGGGCCTGAGCGGCTTCCGTCGTATCATTATCCTTCTGATCATCTGTCACTGGTGTGTGACCTTAGCTTTAGTCAGAAGCCTCATAGTTTCATGTAG
- the LOC132109690 gene encoding ETS-related transcription factor Elf-2-like isoform X2 codes for MEVSVHDKTIEAAEALLHMDSPSSLQGDRSTEELLSEVEVEVRTEDMGPVARDIVVLQENDLLKKKKRAGRKPRTPQSFCDGSLDMVYKRKSKDSKGSTTYLWEFLLDLLQDKETCPKYIKWTQKEKGIFKLVDSKAVSKLWGRHKNKPDMNYETMGRALRYYYQRGILSKVEGQRLVYQFKEMPKDIVFIDDDNMDDSIDEGKREFPAASNRSNSKGKGTPVSSSTTVPKIINLTSGQDAFMTVQQSPDNIATAPGTVRLAMQVPVLMTTQGQKISTVTVNSPTVRSPILPAANSVAGGNNTGKVVLQAMPTLVPAQGQSGERITLQLITLPTMPGKPGTPITLSTLSPVTVPTSNAQVLRLTVPSNISTTASTAPVTVVTSQPGVTMVPNAQPTMSLQDVTIIKVETPEVSVDQTANMAAENTPSTQMNPRTTQS; via the exons a tggaggTCTCTGTGCATGATAAAACTATTGAAGCAGCTGAAGCTCTGCTGCACATGGATTCACCGTCCAGCTTGCAGGGTGATCGCAGCACAG AGGAGCTTTTATCAGAGGTGGAGGTGGAAGTGAGAACAGAGGATATGGGACCCGTTGCCAGGGATATTGTTGTCCTGCAGGAGAACGATttactgaagaagaaaaagagag CAGGAAGAAAACCCAGAACTCCACAGAGTTTCTGTGATGGTTCTCTGGATATGGTCTATAAGAGGAAATCAAAAGACAGCAAGG GCTCAACCACTTACCTGTGGGAGTTCCTATTGGACCTTCTTCAGGACAAGGAAACCTGTCCAAAGTACATTAAGTGGACTCAGAAAGAGAAGGGCATATTCAAGCTTGTGGACTCCAAAGCGGTGTCTAAATTATGGGGCAGACATAAAAATAAACCTGATATGAACTATGAGACAATGGGAAGAGCACTCAG gtaTTACTATCAGCGGGGCATTTTATCAAAAGTGGAAGGACAAAGACTTGTGTATCAGTTTAAGGAGATGCCCAAAGACATTGTTTTCATAGATGATGACAATATGGACGACAGCATTGATGAAGGAAAAAGAGAATTCCCAGCTGCATCCAATCGCAGCAATTCAAAAGGCAAAGGGACTCCAGTCTCTTCCTCTACTACTGTACCTAAAATCATCAATCTAACCTCAGGACAAGATGCCTTCATGACTGTGCAACAGTCGCCAGACAACATAGCGACAGCCCCTGG GACAGTGAGGCTTGCAATGCAAGTTCCTGTACTTATGACAACACAGGGTCAGAAAATCTCCACAGTAACTGTCAACTCTCCCACCGTCCGCTCCCCGATCCTCCCTGCGGCCAACTCAGTTGCTGGGGGTAACAACACAGGCAAAGTGGTTCTCCAGGCCATGCCAACGCTAGTGCCTGCTCAGGGCCAAAGCGGTGAGAGAATCACCTTGCAGCTCATCACCCTTCCCACCATGCCTGGCAAACCCGGCACTCCCATCACTCTGAGCACACTCTCCCCCGTCACCGTGCCTACCAGCAACGCCCAAGTCCTGAGGCTCACCGTCCCCTCCAACATCTCCACGACTGCCTCCACAGCTCCTGTAACTGTTGTGACCTCGCAGCCGGGAGTGACCATGGTGCCAAACGCACAGCCAACGATGTCTTTACAGGATGTGACTATTATTAAGGTTGAAACTCCTGAGGTTTCTGTGGATCAGACAGCTAACATGGCTGCGGAGAACACACCGAGCACACAGATGAACCCCAGGACCACACAGAGCTGA
- the LOC132109690 gene encoding ETS-related transcription factor Elf-2-like isoform X1, whose translation MTSVVIVDGGGNILEFVAGDEEAQQEVCADGVEADVEKACPAVIVEQVNSADVEQCYAAQVLVYDDQNTYLVQDVAEEQVVETELLEMAAVEVSVHDKTIEAAEALLHMDSPSSLQGDRSTEELLSEVEVEVRTEDMGPVARDIVVLQENDLLKKKKRAGRKPRTPQSFCDGSLDMVYKRKSKDSKGSTTYLWEFLLDLLQDKETCPKYIKWTQKEKGIFKLVDSKAVSKLWGRHKNKPDMNYETMGRALRYYYQRGILSKVEGQRLVYQFKEMPKDIVFIDDDNMDDSIDEGKREFPAASNRSNSKGKGTPVSSSTTVPKIINLTSGQDAFMTVQQSPDNIATAPGTVRLAMQVPVLMTTQGQKISTVTVNSPTVRSPILPAANSVAGGNNTGKVVLQAMPTLVPAQGQSGERITLQLITLPTMPGKPGTPITLSTLSPVTVPTSNAQVLRLTVPSNISTTASTAPVTVVTSQPGVTMVPNAQPTMSLQDVTIIKVETPEVSVDQTANMAAENTPSTQMNPRTTQS comes from the exons ATGACCTCTGTGGTGATCGTAGATGGTGGAGGGAATATACTGGAGTTTGTTGCTGGAGATGAGGAAGCTCAGCAG GAGGTCTGTGCTGATGGGGTGGAGGCTGACGTAGAGAAGGCCTGCCCTGCAGTGATAGTGGAGCAGGTGAATAGTGCTGATGTGGAGCAGTGTTATGCTGCTCAGGTGTTAGTCTATGATGATCAGAATACCTACCTGGTGCAGGATGTGGCTGAGGAACAAGTTGTGGAGACTGAGTTGCTGGAGATGGCAGCAG tggaggTCTCTGTGCATGATAAAACTATTGAAGCAGCTGAAGCTCTGCTGCACATGGATTCACCGTCCAGCTTGCAGGGTGATCGCAGCACAG AGGAGCTTTTATCAGAGGTGGAGGTGGAAGTGAGAACAGAGGATATGGGACCCGTTGCCAGGGATATTGTTGTCCTGCAGGAGAACGATttactgaagaagaaaaagagag CAGGAAGAAAACCCAGAACTCCACAGAGTTTCTGTGATGGTTCTCTGGATATGGTCTATAAGAGGAAATCAAAAGACAGCAAGG GCTCAACCACTTACCTGTGGGAGTTCCTATTGGACCTTCTTCAGGACAAGGAAACCTGTCCAAAGTACATTAAGTGGACTCAGAAAGAGAAGGGCATATTCAAGCTTGTGGACTCCAAAGCGGTGTCTAAATTATGGGGCAGACATAAAAATAAACCTGATATGAACTATGAGACAATGGGAAGAGCACTCAG gtaTTACTATCAGCGGGGCATTTTATCAAAAGTGGAAGGACAAAGACTTGTGTATCAGTTTAAGGAGATGCCCAAAGACATTGTTTTCATAGATGATGACAATATGGACGACAGCATTGATGAAGGAAAAAGAGAATTCCCAGCTGCATCCAATCGCAGCAATTCAAAAGGCAAAGGGACTCCAGTCTCTTCCTCTACTACTGTACCTAAAATCATCAATCTAACCTCAGGACAAGATGCCTTCATGACTGTGCAACAGTCGCCAGACAACATAGCGACAGCCCCTGG GACAGTGAGGCTTGCAATGCAAGTTCCTGTACTTATGACAACACAGGGTCAGAAAATCTCCACAGTAACTGTCAACTCTCCCACCGTCCGCTCCCCGATCCTCCCTGCGGCCAACTCAGTTGCTGGGGGTAACAACACAGGCAAAGTGGTTCTCCAGGCCATGCCAACGCTAGTGCCTGCTCAGGGCCAAAGCGGTGAGAGAATCACCTTGCAGCTCATCACCCTTCCCACCATGCCTGGCAAACCCGGCACTCCCATCACTCTGAGCACACTCTCCCCCGTCACCGTGCCTACCAGCAACGCCCAAGTCCTGAGGCTCACCGTCCCCTCCAACATCTCCACGACTGCCTCCACAGCTCCTGTAACTGTTGTGACCTCGCAGCCGGGAGTGACCATGGTGCCAAACGCACAGCCAACGATGTCTTTACAGGATGTGACTATTATTAAGGTTGAAACTCCTGAGGTTTCTGTGGATCAGACAGCTAACATGGCTGCGGAGAACACACCGAGCACACAGATGAACCCCAGGACCACACAGAGCTGA
- the LOC132109690 gene encoding ETS-related transcription factor Elf-2-like isoform X3: MEVSVHDKTIEAAEALLHMDSPSSLQGDRSTEELLSEVEVEVRTEDMGPVARDIVVLQENDLLKKKKRAGRKPRTPQSFCDGSLDMVYKRKSKDSKGSTTYLWEFLLDLLQDKETCPKYIKWTQKEKGIFKLVDSKAVSKLWGRHKNKPDMNYETMGRALRYYYQRGILSKVEGQRLVYQFKEMPKDIVFIDDDNMDDSIDEGKREFPAASNRSNSKGKGTPVSSSTTVPKIINLTSGQDAFMTVQQSPDNIATAPGTVRLAMQVPVLMTTQGQKISTVTVNSPTVRSPILPAANSVAGGNNTGKVVLQAMPTLVPAQGQSGERITLQLITLPTMPGKPGTPITLSTLSPVTVPTSNAQVLRLTVPSNISTTASTAPVTVVTSQPGVTMVPNAQPTMSLQDVTIIKVETPEVSVDQTANMAAENTPSTQMNPRTTQS, encoded by the exons A tggaggTCTCTGTGCATGATAAAACTATTGAAGCAGCTGAAGCTCTGCTGCACATGGATTCACCGTCCAGCTTGCAGGGTGATCGCAGCACAG AGGAGCTTTTATCAGAGGTGGAGGTGGAAGTGAGAACAGAGGATATGGGACCCGTTGCCAGGGATATTGTTGTCCTGCAGGAGAACGATttactgaagaagaaaaagagag CAGGAAGAAAACCCAGAACTCCACAGAGTTTCTGTGATGGTTCTCTGGATATGGTCTATAAGAGGAAATCAAAAGACAGCAAGG GCTCAACCACTTACCTGTGGGAGTTCCTATTGGACCTTCTTCAGGACAAGGAAACCTGTCCAAAGTACATTAAGTGGACTCAGAAAGAGAAGGGCATATTCAAGCTTGTGGACTCCAAAGCGGTGTCTAAATTATGGGGCAGACATAAAAATAAACCTGATATGAACTATGAGACAATGGGAAGAGCACTCAG gtaTTACTATCAGCGGGGCATTTTATCAAAAGTGGAAGGACAAAGACTTGTGTATCAGTTTAAGGAGATGCCCAAAGACATTGTTTTCATAGATGATGACAATATGGACGACAGCATTGATGAAGGAAAAAGAGAATTCCCAGCTGCATCCAATCGCAGCAATTCAAAAGGCAAAGGGACTCCAGTCTCTTCCTCTACTACTGTACCTAAAATCATCAATCTAACCTCAGGACAAGATGCCTTCATGACTGTGCAACAGTCGCCAGACAACATAGCGACAGCCCCTGG GACAGTGAGGCTTGCAATGCAAGTTCCTGTACTTATGACAACACAGGGTCAGAAAATCTCCACAGTAACTGTCAACTCTCCCACCGTCCGCTCCCCGATCCTCCCTGCGGCCAACTCAGTTGCTGGGGGTAACAACACAGGCAAAGTGGTTCTCCAGGCCATGCCAACGCTAGTGCCTGCTCAGGGCCAAAGCGGTGAGAGAATCACCTTGCAGCTCATCACCCTTCCCACCATGCCTGGCAAACCCGGCACTCCCATCACTCTGAGCACACTCTCCCCCGTCACCGTGCCTACCAGCAACGCCCAAGTCCTGAGGCTCACCGTCCCCTCCAACATCTCCACGACTGCCTCCACAGCTCCTGTAACTGTTGTGACCTCGCAGCCGGGAGTGACCATGGTGCCAAACGCACAGCCAACGATGTCTTTACAGGATGTGACTATTATTAAGGTTGAAACTCCTGAGGTTTCTGTGGATCAGACAGCTAACATGGCTGCGGAGAACACACCGAGCACACAGATGAACCCCAGGACCACACAGAGCTGA